In the Amblyraja radiata isolate CabotCenter1 chromosome 13, sAmbRad1.1.pri, whole genome shotgun sequence genome, one interval contains:
- the camk2n2 gene encoding calcium/calmodulin-dependent protein kinase II inhibitor 2 gives MSEILPYSEEKMAHFGGENEVNQLSFSCRLQDTDTFFGGSQAKRPPKLGQIGRAKRVVIEDDRIDDVLKGRGDKTSSGV, from the exons ATGTCGGAGATACTGCCATACAGCGAAGAGAAGATGGCTCACTTTGGGGGCGAGAATGAAGTCAACCAGCTCTCCTTCAGTTGCCGCCTGCAGGACACCGACACTTTCTTCGGCGGCTCCCAGGCCAAACGACCCCCTAAACTGGGGCAGATCGGCAGAGCCAAGCGAG TTGTTATCGAAGACGACAGAATAGATGATGTTCTGAAGGGGAGGGGCGACAAAACCTCGTCTGGAGTGTAA